The proteins below are encoded in one region of Nakamurella flava:
- the speB gene encoding agmatinase → MAGADGPQNPPPKYGVHTPDNDDLGLPSFSSRDWVATAAALAERRPDVAIMGAPFDISTTYRAGARFGPRAIRANTYDPGTYHLDLGLEIFDWLDVVDAGDAYCPHGQTERSHANIESKVVDLLAADAFPVILGGDHSITYPAATAVARKYGWGKVGLLHFDAHADTADTIEGSLVSHGTPMRRLIESGAIRGRNFVQVGLRGYWPPPEVFDWMQEQEMTWHLMHEVWDRGSRAVITDAIARAGDGCDALYLSVDIDVLDPGFAPGTGTPEPGGMNPADLLRAVRSIALETPIVALDVVEVSPPYDVSDNTANNAHRVVLEVLGALAHKRRQQAGAPVTRPGYAPDPATVRYAPQPTEWSRPPGTPVPGPGER, encoded by the coding sequence ATGGCCGGAGCGGACGGACCACAGAACCCGCCCCCGAAGTACGGCGTGCACACCCCCGACAACGACGATCTCGGACTCCCGTCGTTCAGCTCGCGGGACTGGGTGGCCACCGCCGCGGCCCTGGCCGAACGCCGACCCGACGTCGCGATCATGGGTGCCCCGTTCGACATCTCGACCACCTACCGGGCCGGGGCCCGCTTCGGGCCGCGCGCCATCCGGGCCAACACCTACGACCCGGGCACCTATCACCTGGATCTGGGCCTGGAGATCTTCGACTGGCTGGACGTCGTCGACGCCGGTGACGCGTACTGCCCGCACGGGCAGACCGAACGGTCGCACGCCAACATCGAGTCCAAGGTGGTCGACCTGCTGGCCGCCGACGCGTTCCCGGTGATCCTCGGCGGCGACCACTCGATCACCTACCCCGCGGCCACGGCCGTCGCCCGCAAGTACGGCTGGGGCAAGGTCGGGCTGCTGCACTTCGACGCGCACGCCGACACCGCCGACACCATCGAGGGTTCGCTCGTCTCGCACGGCACCCCGATGCGCCGGCTCATCGAGTCCGGCGCGATCCGCGGTCGCAACTTCGTCCAGGTCGGGCTGCGCGGCTACTGGCCGCCGCCGGAGGTCTTCGACTGGATGCAGGAGCAGGAGATGACCTGGCACCTCATGCACGAGGTGTGGGACCGGGGCAGCCGGGCCGTCATCACCGACGCCATCGCCCGGGCCGGCGACGGCTGCGACGCCCTCTACCTGTCGGTCGACATCGACGTGCTGGATCCGGGTTTCGCCCCCGGGACCGGGACCCCCGAACCGGGCGGCATGAACCCGGCCGATCTGCTGCGAGCGGTCCGATCCATCGCGCTGGAGACCCCGATCGTGGCGCTGGACGTCGTCGAGGTGTCCCCGCCGTACGACGTCTCCGACAACACCGCCAACAACGCCCACCGGGTGGTGCTCGAGGTGCTGGGCGCGCTCGCCCACAAACGCCGCCAGCAGGCCGGGGCCCCGGTCACCCGGCCCGGCTACGCGCCCGACCCGGCGACCGTCCGGTACGCCCCGCAACCCACCGAGTGGTCGCGGCCACCGGGTACCCCGGTGCCGGGCCCCGGTGAGCGCTGA